In Musa acuminata AAA Group cultivar baxijiao chromosome BXJ2-3, Cavendish_Baxijiao_AAA, whole genome shotgun sequence, the following proteins share a genomic window:
- the LOC103977252 gene encoding uncharacterized protein LOC103977252 isoform X1 gives MALASRLPPLILLLFLFLTLGISGVHSSTTLSPSAAMQSLAQKRKPAMDSELPFTAHFFPQQLDHFTFRPKAYHVFYQKYLINSTYWDQGPVHTAPIFVYTGNEGNIEWFAANTGFMLDIAPKFKALLVFIEHRFYGESMPFGNDSYESAEELGYLTSTQALADYAILIRSLKKNLSAEASPVVVFGGSYGGMLAAWFRLKYPHITIGALASSAPILQFDHIVPWSSFYDGVSQDFKDESINCFEVIKDSWDELMVVGAKKGGMLELTKTFRACKKLQSVYSVRDWLWTAFVYTAMIDYPTPANFLMPLPAYPVKEMCRIIDGFPAGEDILIKVFSAASLYYNYSSTNSCFDIENGSDPHGLHGWDWQACTEMVMPMTSSNESMFPPSTYDYKEFGDQCMTKYEVRPRPHWITTEYGGNKIELVLKRFGSNIIFSNGMRDPWSRGGVLKNISSSIIALVTPLGAHHLDFRAATKDDPKWLKEQRETEVKIIQGWIDQYYEDLRK, from the exons ATGGCCCTGGCTTCACGTCTTCCtcccctcatcctcctcctcttcctcttcctgacCTTGGGCATCTCAGGAGTCCATTCCTCGACCACCTTGTCCCCAAGCGCAGCCATGCAATCCCTGGCACAGAAAAGGAAGCCCGCCATGGACTCCGAGCTCCCATTCACCGCCCACTTCTTCCCCCAGCAGCTGGACCACTTCACCTTCCGGCCCAAGGCTTACCATGTCTTCTACCAGAAGTACCTCATCAACTCCACCTACTGGGACCAAGGCCCCGTCCACACCGCCCCCATCTTCGTCTACACCGGCAACGAAGGCAACATCGAGTGGTTCGCCGCCAACACCGGGTTCATGCTCGACATCGCGCCCAAGTTCAAGGCCCTCCTCGTCTTCATCGAG CATAGATTCTATGGCGAGTCGATGCCATTCGGGAATGATTCATACGAATCGGCTGAGGAATTGGGATATCTGACATCGACGCAAGCATTGGCAGATTACGCAATTCTCATAAGAAGCCTAAAGAAGAACTTGTCGGCAGAGGCATCTCCGGTTGTAGTCTTTGGTGGATCCTATGGGGGAA TGTTGGCAGCTTGGTTCAGACTAAAGTATCCACATATAACCATCGGGGCTCTGGCTTCATCAGCACCCATCCTGCAGTTTGATCATATTGTTCCCTGGAGTAGCTTCTATGATGGTGTGTCGCAGGATTTCAAG GATGAGAGCATTAACTGCTTTGAGGTGATCAAGGACAGCTGGGATGAGTTGATGGTAGTGGGAGCTAAGAAGGGAGGGATGTTGGAACTTACCAAAACTTTTAGAGCTTGCAA AAAACTTCAGTCTGTATATTCTGTGAGAGATTGGTTGTGGACAGCATTTGTATACACAGCAATGATTGATTACCCAACTCCAGCCAATTTTCTGATGCCTTTGCCTGCATATCCTGTTAAAGAG ATGTGTAGGATTATTGATGGATTCCCAGCAGGAGAGGACATACTCATTAAAGTGTTTTCAGCTGCAAGTTTATATTACAACTACTCAAGTACTAATTCTTGCTTTGACATAGAAAACGGAAGTGATCCTCATGGCCTCCATGGTTGGGACTGGCAG GCATGCACAGAGATGGTCATGCCAATGACTTCCTCTAATGAAAGCATGTTTCCCCCATCCACATATGACTATAAAGAATTTGGTGACCAGTGCATGACAAAGTATGAAGTTCGACCAAGGCCCCACTGGATAACCACAGAATATGGTGGCAAT AAAATTGAGCTAGTGCTAAAGAGATTCGGAAGCAACATTATTTTCTCTAATGGAATGAGAGACCCTTGGAGTAGAGGCGG GGTGCTGAAGAACATATCATCCAGCATCATTGCCCTCGTCACACCGTTAG GggctcatcacttggattttcgaGCAGCCACAAAAGATGATCCCAAGTGGCTCAAAGAGCAAAGAGAAACAGAGGTTAAGATAATTCAAGGTTGGATCGATCAATACTATGAAGATTTAAGGAAGTGA
- the LOC103977252 gene encoding uncharacterized protein LOC103977252 isoform X2, translating into MSSTRSTSSTPPTGTKAPSTPPPSSSTPATKATSSGSPPTPGSCSTSRPSSRPSSSSSRFYGESMPFGNDSYESAEELGYLTSTQALADYAILIRSLKKNLSAEASPVVVFGGSYGGMLAAWFRLKYPHITIGALASSAPILQFDHIVPWSSFYDGVSQDFKDESINCFEVIKDSWDELMVVGAKKGGMLELTKTFRACKKLQSVYSVRDWLWTAFVYTAMIDYPTPANFLMPLPAYPVKEMCRIIDGFPAGEDILIKVFSAASLYYNYSSTNSCFDIENGSDPHGLHGWDWQACTEMVMPMTSSNESMFPPSTYDYKEFGDQCMTKYEVRPRPHWITTEYGGNKIELVLKRFGSNIIFSNGMRDPWSRGGVLKNISSSIIALVTPLGAHHLDFRAATKDDPKWLKEQRETEVKIIQGWIDQYYEDLRK; encoded by the exons ATGTCTTCTACCAGAAGTACCTCATCAACTCCACCTACTGGGACCAAGGCCCCGTCCACACCGCCCCCATCTTCGTCTACACCGGCAACGAAGGCAACATCGAGTGGTTCGCCGCCAACACCGGGTTCATGCTCGACATCGCGCCCAAGTTCAAGGCCCTCCTCGTCTTCATCGAG ATTCTATGGCGAGTCGATGCCATTCGGGAATGATTCATACGAATCGGCTGAGGAATTGGGATATCTGACATCGACGCAAGCATTGGCAGATTACGCAATTCTCATAAGAAGCCTAAAGAAGAACTTGTCGGCAGAGGCATCTCCGGTTGTAGTCTTTGGTGGATCCTATGGGGGAA TGTTGGCAGCTTGGTTCAGACTAAAGTATCCACATATAACCATCGGGGCTCTGGCTTCATCAGCACCCATCCTGCAGTTTGATCATATTGTTCCCTGGAGTAGCTTCTATGATGGTGTGTCGCAGGATTTCAAG GATGAGAGCATTAACTGCTTTGAGGTGATCAAGGACAGCTGGGATGAGTTGATGGTAGTGGGAGCTAAGAAGGGAGGGATGTTGGAACTTACCAAAACTTTTAGAGCTTGCAA AAAACTTCAGTCTGTATATTCTGTGAGAGATTGGTTGTGGACAGCATTTGTATACACAGCAATGATTGATTACCCAACTCCAGCCAATTTTCTGATGCCTTTGCCTGCATATCCTGTTAAAGAG ATGTGTAGGATTATTGATGGATTCCCAGCAGGAGAGGACATACTCATTAAAGTGTTTTCAGCTGCAAGTTTATATTACAACTACTCAAGTACTAATTCTTGCTTTGACATAGAAAACGGAAGTGATCCTCATGGCCTCCATGGTTGGGACTGGCAG GCATGCACAGAGATGGTCATGCCAATGACTTCCTCTAATGAAAGCATGTTTCCCCCATCCACATATGACTATAAAGAATTTGGTGACCAGTGCATGACAAAGTATGAAGTTCGACCAAGGCCCCACTGGATAACCACAGAATATGGTGGCAAT AAAATTGAGCTAGTGCTAAAGAGATTCGGAAGCAACATTATTTTCTCTAATGGAATGAGAGACCCTTGGAGTAGAGGCGG GGTGCTGAAGAACATATCATCCAGCATCATTGCCCTCGTCACACCGTTAG GggctcatcacttggattttcgaGCAGCCACAAAAGATGATCCCAAGTGGCTCAAAGAGCAAAGAGAAACAGAGGTTAAGATAATTCAAGGTTGGATCGATCAATACTATGAAGATTTAAGGAAGTGA
- the LOC103977253 gene encoding chaperone protein dnaJ A7A, chloroplastic, with translation MAIVPCRGTYVPQLGVQPQATLRNASPGSWPCCITKLVLMPQISTSTSKYLASSHASFLAPVSSSALFYNGPHLNSRRNRGARFIVRADLDYYSVLGVSRNASKSEIKSAYRKLARSYHPDVNKEPGAEQKFKEISNVYEVLSDDEKRSIYDKYGEAGLKGAGMGTGDYGNPFDIFESLFEGMGGMGGMGGMGGARAARNRPMQGDDESYNLVLNFKDAIFGVEKEIEITRLERCGTCDGSGAKPGTMPSKCNTCGGQGQVVSSARTPLGVFQQVMTCSTCGGTGESSTPCSTCGGDGCVRKTKRISLKVPAGVDSGSRLRVRSEGNAGRRGGPPGDLYVFIEVLSDPVLKRDGTNILYTCKVSYIDAILGTTMKVPTVDGKVDLKIPGGTQPGTTLVMAKKGVPYLGKPNMRGDQLVRVQVEIPKRLSSEEKKLIEELSNLSKFKTANSRRQ, from the exons ATGGCAATTGTACCATGTAGAGGTACTTATGTGCCTCAGTTGGGGGTACAGCCTCAAGCAACACTTAGAAATGCATCTCCAGGATCTTGGCCTTGTTGTATTACTAAATTGGTGCTGATGCCTCAAATTAG TACTTCAACAAGTAAGTATCTGGCATCATCACATGCAAGTTTCCTTGCCCCAGTGTCTTCATCTGCTTTGTTTTATAATGGGCCACATTTAAATTCTAGGCGCAATAGGGGAGCACGATTCATCGTTAGAGCTGATCTA GATTACTATTCTGTCCTTGGTGTATCAAGAAATGCTAGTAAATCTGAAATAAAAAGTG CTTACAGGAAGCTTGCAAGGAGTTATCATCCTGATGTGAACAA AGAACCTGGAGCAGAACAGAAATTCAAGGAGATCAGCAATGTATATGAG GTCCTGTCAGATGATGAAAAgaggtcaatatatgataagtacGGAGAAGCTGGCCTCAAAGGTGCTGGCATGGGCACAGGG GATTATGGCAACCCATTTGATATCTTTGAGTCATTATTTGAAGGCATGGGAGGGATGGGAGGAATGGGTGGGATGGGAGGAGCAAGAGCTGCTCGCAACAGGCCTATGCAAGGTGATGATGAGAGCTACAATCTTGTTCTAAATTTCAAAGATGCAATTTTCGGTGTGGAGAAGGAGATAGAGATTACACGGCTAGAAAGGTGTGGAACTTGTGATGGTTCTGGCGCCAAACCTGGCACGATGCCAAGCAAGTGCAACACCTGTGGAGGTCAAGGTCAGGTTGTCTCTTCGGCAAGGACCCCTCTGGGTGTATTCCAGCAAGTTATGACTTGCTCAACTTGCGGCGGTACTGGTGAGTCCTCTACCCCATGCAGCACCTGTGGAGGGGATGGGTGTGTGAGGAAGACAAAGAGGATAAGCCTGAAAGTTCCAGCCGGAGTCGACTCTGGTAGTCGGCTGAGGGTTCGGTCGGAAGGGAATGCTGGAAGGCGGGGTGGCCCACCTGGCGACCTGTATGTTTTCATCGAAGTTCTATCAGACCCTGTGCTGAAGAGGGATGGAACCAACATTCTCTACACATGCAAGGTATCATATATCGATGCAATCTTAGGGACTACCATGAAGGTTCCGACGGTGGATGGAAAGGTGGACCTGAAGATTCCTGGTGGGACGCAGCCAGGTACGACCCTAGTTATGGCTAAGAAGGGGGTTCCATATCTTGGAAAGCCAAACATGAGGGGAGACCAGCTGGTTCGTGTGCAGGTAGAGATCCCAAAGAGGTTAAGTAGTGAAGAAAAGAAGCTGATCGAGGAGCTTTCCAACCTCAGCAAGTTTAAGACGGCAAACAGCAGGAGacagtaa